The nucleotide sequence CCTGTCTTAAATCTGACATTACAGGTGTTCGCGACCCGGGTTCGCTCACGCCATGTCTTTGAGTGCCTTCAGAGCGCGAATTTTCACGACCTTGCGGGCAGGCTTGGCCTTCACGGTCATCATTTCGCCAGGCTTGAAGGGGTTGGCTCGCTGTGTGGCTTTTGTCGCAGGCTTGGTGATGACGTTGATCTTCATCAGACCTGGAACGTTAAAGACCTGAGGACCCTTCTTGCCAATTTCCTTACCAATCAACTCGGTCAGACCCGACAACACGCTGCTGACATCCTTGCGAGCGAGGCCCGTGGACTCAGCCAATGCGTTGATCACATCGGTCTTACTCATTGGCTTTTTGGTCTCTGACATTTCTCTCTCCTCTGGTGCGACAATCCTGTCAGCGAAATCCATTTCCGAAGCGACTTCAATGTCTTTGAGGACGACACGTTCCTCAACGGTTCGTTAGTTAAATCAAGGCGTTTTTCAATGTCAATGAAGTCTCACTGGTTTTCCACCCATGTTTTTTCGAGTTTTTTGAAGATTTACAATACAAATCCCCCAAATTTCCCGAAGAAAAACGCACTTTCAGTCAATTCGTCTTAATCAAATCCCTATTTCACATGCAGTTTTCGTATCGGAATGATCCGAACTTTCCCTGCGTCCGTTGCCAGCTCTGCTGGAATCAGGCGGGGCAGCTGGTTATTCTTCCCGCAGCCACAGTGAAGGATTCGTGACACTTACAAAGCAAGGAGTTTTTAGTGAGCAACATGGCACCAGTCCCGGCGAGTGGTTCGGAGAACAAACCGATTATTCTCGTTTCCTATCCCAAGATCATTCTGCTCTACCCGACGTTTTTCGGCTCCATTGTGGCCGCAATTCTAGCCTTTTTCTTCAATCCCCTGCATCAGCATAATCAGACCATCGCAGTGGTCTTCCTGACGCTGATGACCATCAACATGGTCGTTCTCGCCTTCGACTTTCCCCGGACGACCTCGCTGATCGTCTTCTTC is from Schlesneria sp. DSM 10557 and encodes:
- a CDS encoding HU family DNA-binding protein; the encoded protein is MSETKKPMSKTDVINALAESTGLARKDVSSVLSGLTELIGKEIGKKGPQVFNVPGLMKINVITKPATKATQRANPFKPGEMMTVKAKPARKVVKIRALKALKDMA